One stretch of Aquimarina sp. Aq107 DNA includes these proteins:
- a CDS encoding cysteine desulfurase family protein, producing the protein MQKVYFDSAATTQLRSEVIDKMTTVLREDYGNPSSTHGFGRSAKNHIEQARKNIAKYLGVKASEIIFTSGGTEADNLALNSAVRDLNVKHIITSKIEHHAVLHTVQEIQAHAEIAVSYVDITSDGSIDYKHLESLLSNASEKTLVSLMHVNNEVGTILDINRVGGLCKEHEALFHSDMVQSIGHLDVNLGDLQVDFTAVSAHKFHGPKGVGFAYIKKNSGLKPLIYGGEQERGYRGGTEGVHNIAGMDEALRLAYAHMDEEKAYISDLKQYFVDQLKDQIKGVKFNANCCDLAHSTYTLINVCLPISQEKAGILLFQLDIKGIACSKGSACQSGSGKGSHVLAEILSEEDMQKPSVRFSFSRYNTKEEVDYVISVLKEFLES; encoded by the coding sequence ATGCAAAAGGTTTATTTCGATAGTGCAGCAACTACACAGTTGCGTTCAGAAGTAATTGATAAAATGACTACTGTATTAAGAGAAGATTATGGTAACCCTTCTTCTACTCACGGATTTGGTAGGTCTGCAAAAAATCATATTGAGCAGGCTCGTAAGAATATAGCTAAATATTTAGGAGTGAAAGCTTCTGAAATTATATTTACTTCTGGAGGAACAGAAGCGGATAATCTTGCTTTGAACAGTGCGGTAAGAGATTTAAATGTAAAACATATTATTACTTCTAAGATTGAACATCATGCAGTTTTGCATACTGTTCAAGAGATACAAGCACATGCTGAGATTGCAGTTAGTTACGTAGATATTACGTCTGATGGATCAATAGATTATAAACACTTGGAGAGCTTATTGTCTAATGCTTCTGAAAAAACATTAGTTAGTTTGATGCATGTGAACAATGAGGTTGGAACAATTTTAGATATTAATAGAGTAGGTGGTTTATGTAAGGAACACGAAGCGCTTTTTCATAGTGATATGGTACAATCTATTGGGCATTTAGATGTAAATCTAGGTGATCTTCAGGTAGATTTTACTGCAGTAAGCGCGCATAAATTTCATGGTCCTAAAGGAGTTGGTTTTGCATATATTAAAAAGAATTCAGGGCTTAAACCATTGATTTATGGAGGAGAGCAGGAGCGTGGCTATCGCGGTGGAACAGAAGGAGTGCATAACATAGCAGGAATGGATGAGGCTTTGAGATTAGCGTATGCACATATGGATGAAGAGAAAGCATATATTTCTGATCTAAAACAATACTTTGTAGATCAATTAAAGGATCAGATAAAAGGAGTTAAGTTTAATGCTAATTGTTGTGATTTAGCTCATAGTACTTATACCCTCATTAATGTTTGTTTACCTATATCACAAGAAAAAGCCGGTATTTTGTTGTTTCAGTTAGATATTAAAGGAATAGCTTGTTCTAAAGGTAGTGCTTGCCAGAGTGGTAGTGGAAAAGGATCACATGTACTTGCCGAAATACTTTCTGAAGAGGATATGCAGAAACCTTCCGTTAGATTCTCTTTTTCCAGATATAATACAAAAGAAGAAGTGGATTATGTTATTAGTGTACTGAAAGAGTTTCTGGAAAGTTAA
- a CDS encoding TonB-dependent receptor → MKNLLFIFVFFLVSFNQYILAQDAIVKGVVLDESNQPISGANVSFENSGTRTDKNGVYILNIPSNQDITIKISHVGLKDITFTINLKENQTYELNPILKTDIEQISEVIISGRERKIVEGITTLDPETIRITPSANAGVEGLLKTLPGVSSNNELSTQYAVRGGNFDENLVYVNEIEVYRPFLIRSGQQEGLSFVNTDLVRNVDFSAGGFQAKYGDKLSSVLDITYRRPTRFDLSADLSLLGGSISAGGITKDKKFAGVVGVRYRDNSLLVDARQTETNFRPRFADVQTYLSYNFSKKFELGFLGNIAINRYDYEPLTRQTNFGPITDPIALTVFYDGQEEDRYETYFGALKGTYRANDNLTLKLIGSAYHTQEQEHFDIFAAYFLGSVNTDIGGEDLGEVEFSEGVGSQLTHARNDLDALIFNLEHKGTYTADEHQFDWGIKYTSEDIRDRIQEYEVIDSAGFSIRPPGTFVNDQPYNPNASPIVPFTSVRATNMVNIDRFSGFAQYSLRTNIKEHEIWANVGVRAHNWNVSGDGISSSSQTVFSPRAQVAIKPDWKSDMIFRLSGGWYHQPPFYRELRDLQGTVQPDVKAQQSIHIVAGNDYSFNMWDRPFKLTTELYYKKLTDVNSYTIENVRIRYRANNNAEAYAAGFDLRLNGEFVPGTESWFSLGLLKTEENLDDRGYIDRPTDQRVKIGALFQDYVPTIPNLKMYLNLVYQTGVPGGSPANADPYEFQTRLRDYRRADLGISYIVVDQKIRRKEGSFFNKFRELNVGFEIFNLFDNLNSITNTFVRDAASQRQFAIPNFLTQRVFNIRLGMRF, encoded by the coding sequence TTGAAAAATCTCCTCTTTATTTTTGTTTTTTTTCTAGTCTCTTTTAATCAATATATATTAGCACAAGACGCAATTGTTAAGGGTGTGGTTTTGGACGAATCCAACCAACCAATATCTGGTGCCAATGTATCTTTTGAAAATTCTGGAACTAGAACAGACAAAAACGGTGTATACATCTTAAACATACCCTCTAATCAAGATATAACCATTAAAATAAGTCACGTAGGGCTAAAGGACATTACGTTTACTATAAACCTAAAAGAAAATCAGACTTACGAGTTAAATCCAATATTAAAAACAGATATTGAACAAATTAGTGAGGTGATTATTTCCGGTCGAGAACGAAAAATAGTAGAAGGTATTACTACTTTAGATCCAGAGACCATACGCATCACCCCTTCTGCTAATGCTGGTGTCGAAGGTTTATTAAAGACATTACCAGGAGTAAGCTCTAATAATGAATTAAGTACGCAATATGCGGTTAGAGGAGGAAATTTTGACGAAAACCTTGTATATGTTAATGAAATAGAAGTATACAGACCTTTTTTAATTCGATCAGGTCAACAAGAAGGTTTAAGTTTTGTAAATACTGATTTGGTTAGAAATGTAGATTTCTCTGCAGGAGGTTTTCAAGCAAAATATGGAGATAAACTTTCTTCTGTATTAGATATTACCTATCGCAGACCAACACGGTTTGACTTATCAGCAGATCTAAGCTTATTGGGCGGTAGCATATCTGCGGGAGGAATCACAAAAGATAAAAAATTCGCAGGTGTCGTTGGAGTAAGATATCGTGACAATAGTCTACTCGTAGATGCTAGACAAACAGAAACCAATTTTAGACCAAGATTTGCAGATGTTCAGACATATCTTTCATATAATTTTTCTAAAAAGTTTGAGCTTGGTTTTTTAGGTAATATTGCAATAAACAGATATGATTACGAACCACTAACACGTCAAACTAATTTTGGACCTATCACAGACCCTATTGCCTTAACGGTTTTTTATGACGGGCAAGAAGAAGATCGTTATGAAACATATTTTGGTGCTTTAAAAGGAACATATAGGGCAAATGACAATTTAACTTTAAAATTAATTGGTTCCGCTTATCACACTCAAGAGCAAGAACACTTTGATATTTTTGCAGCATATTTCTTAGGTTCTGTCAACACTGATATTGGTGGAGAGGACCTAGGCGAAGTAGAATTTAGCGAAGGTGTTGGCTCACAATTAACACACGCAAGAAATGACCTTGATGCTTTAATTTTCAACCTAGAACATAAAGGAACCTATACTGCCGATGAACATCAGTTTGATTGGGGAATAAAATACACTTCTGAAGATATCAGAGATCGAATTCAGGAATATGAAGTTATTGATTCGGCAGGTTTTTCAATTCGTCCTCCTGGGACTTTTGTAAATGATCAACCCTACAATCCTAATGCTAGCCCTATAGTCCCTTTTACGAGTGTAAGAGCAACTAATATGGTAAATATCGATAGATTTTCTGGATTTGCTCAATATAGCTTAAGAACAAACATAAAAGAGCATGAAATCTGGGCAAATGTTGGTGTAAGAGCACATAATTGGAATGTCTCTGGGGATGGTATAAGTAGTTCTTCTCAAACAGTATTTAGCCCAAGAGCACAAGTTGCCATTAAACCAGACTGGAAATCAGACATGATATTTCGTCTTTCTGGAGGTTGGTATCATCAACCACCTTTTTATAGAGAATTAAGAGATCTACAAGGCACTGTACAACCTGATGTAAAAGCGCAACAATCTATACATATTGTTGCTGGAAATGATTACAGTTTTAATATGTGGGATCGTCCTTTTAAGCTTACTACAGAATTATACTATAAAAAACTTACTGATGTAAATTCATATACTATCGAAAATGTTAGAATTAGATATCGTGCTAATAATAACGCAGAGGCATATGCTGCAGGATTTGATCTTAGGTTAAATGGAGAATTTGTTCCTGGAACTGAAAGTTGGTTTAGTTTAGGTCTTCTAAAGACCGAAGAAAATCTTGACGATAGAGGATATATTGATCGACCAACTGATCAGAGAGTAAAAATAGGAGCTTTATTTCAGGATTATGTCCCCACAATTCCTAACTTAAAAATGTATCTTAATTTGGTATACCAAACTGGTGTACCCGGAGGATCCCCTGCTAATGCAGATCCATATGAATTTCAGACTAGATTGCGAGATTACAGAAGGGCTGATTTAGGAATCTCATATATAGTTGTGGATCAAAAAATAAGACGTAAAGAAGGGAGTTTCTTTAATAAATTTAGAGAATTGAATGTCGGATTCGAAATTTTCAATCTTTTTGACAACCTTAACTCTATTACCAATACTTTTGTAAGAGATGCAGCTTCTCAGCGTCAATTTGCTATTCCTAACTTTTTAACCCAAAGGGTTTTCAATATAAGATTAGGGATGAGATTTTAA
- a CDS encoding M23 family metallopeptidase, translated as MSKYLHLPSMRVITLFLIFNFTIGYCQKDIPTDYFINPLDIPLAVSGTYGELRSNHFHSGLDLKTEGQEGLKVYAAATGNVTRIKISHFGYGKAIYIAHSNGYTTVYAHLQKFSPEIEAYIKKRQYAKESYEIELFPKAGTLSVKKGDVLAFSGNTGGSGGPHLHFEIRDAKARPMNPMSFGIDIKDTKKPTINGVWVYSLDDTSHTNGNQQPTKLRLIPMDNGDFKAEGIKALGKIGIGVSTIDQQNLAANKNGVYKITTELNGQENFSMEMKRFSFSETRYINRLIDYKHYKKNRSRITKLFIEKNNPLSIYKNVTSKGIFTIEDSLSYTLKVFVKDFKNNTTEISIPVKGEQIDDITKEEIIKTPHLVKPTENFTYNSGIFDLYIPKGSLYEKAYLDIETNGDTIKIHEDEIPLHKNMTIVFDVTNYSSADKKKLYIGRLGYNNKHYHVKTNKKNNRFSTRTRTLGSYSLFSDLEKPTIVPINVANKKWMSKANFLKIKIDDTDSGIKSYRATINGKFILMEYDYKTGMLIYNFEDKIISETENKFKLIVLDKVGNNTTFETIFFRKP; from the coding sequence ATGTCTAAATATTTACATTTACCTTCTATGCGAGTTATTACATTATTTTTAATCTTCAATTTTACGATTGGATACTGCCAAAAAGACATTCCAACTGATTATTTTATCAACCCTCTAGACATCCCGCTTGCTGTTTCGGGTACTTATGGAGAATTAAGATCTAATCACTTTCACTCTGGCTTAGATTTAAAAACAGAAGGACAAGAGGGATTAAAAGTATATGCTGCAGCAACCGGAAATGTAACAAGAATAAAGATTTCTCATTTTGGATACGGAAAAGCTATTTATATTGCACATTCTAATGGATATACTACAGTGTATGCTCACTTACAAAAATTCTCCCCAGAGATAGAAGCTTACATAAAAAAAAGACAGTACGCTAAAGAATCCTATGAAATAGAACTTTTCCCTAAAGCAGGTACACTATCTGTAAAAAAAGGTGATGTGCTGGCATTTAGTGGAAATACTGGTGGTAGTGGTGGACCACATTTGCATTTTGAAATAAGAGATGCTAAAGCAAGACCTATGAACCCGATGTCCTTTGGTATTGATATAAAAGATACCAAAAAACCAACAATCAATGGTGTATGGGTTTACAGTTTAGACGACACTTCGCACACCAATGGAAACCAACAACCAACTAAATTGAGGTTAATTCCTATGGATAATGGTGATTTTAAAGCCGAAGGAATAAAAGCTTTAGGAAAAATAGGGATTGGTGTCTCTACAATAGATCAACAAAATCTAGCTGCCAATAAAAATGGAGTTTATAAGATAACAACAGAATTAAATGGGCAAGAAAACTTTTCAATGGAAATGAAACGATTTTCTTTTTCTGAAACTCGCTATATCAATCGCTTAATTGATTATAAGCATTACAAAAAGAATCGAAGCAGAATAACCAAACTATTTATCGAAAAAAACAATCCGCTTTCCATCTATAAAAATGTAACAAGCAAAGGCATTTTCACTATAGAAGATAGCTTATCATATACCTTAAAGGTCTTTGTGAAAGATTTCAAAAACAATACAACAGAAATTAGCATTCCAGTAAAAGGGGAACAGATTGATGATATCACTAAAGAAGAAATAATAAAAACTCCTCATCTAGTGAAACCAACAGAAAATTTCACGTATAACTCTGGGATTTTTGACTTATATATTCCAAAGGGTAGTTTGTACGAAAAAGCGTATTTAGACATTGAGACTAATGGTGATACTATAAAAATTCATGAAGATGAAATTCCTTTACATAAAAATATGACCATTGTTTTTGATGTCACTAATTATAGCTCCGCCGATAAGAAGAAATTATATATTGGAAGATTAGGATACAATAACAAGCATTATCACGTAAAAACAAACAAAAAAAATAATCGTTTTTCTACCAGAACAAGAACTTTAGGTAGCTACTCTTTATTTTCGGATCTAGAAAAACCAACAATTGTTCCTATAAATGTGGCTAATAAAAAATGGATGTCCAAAGCTAATTTTTTAAAAATTAAAATTGATGACACCGATTCTGGTATCAAAAGTTACAGAGCTACCATTAACGGAAAGTTCATTTTAATGGAATACGATTACAAAACAGGAATGCTTATTTATAATTTTGAAGATAAAATAATTTCAGAAACAGAAAATAAATTTAAACTTATTGTGTTAGATAAAGTAGGAAATAATACTACATTTGAAACAATATTCTTTAGAAAACCATAA
- a CDS encoding cell division protein ZapA produces the protein MADKLKIKLSVADRVYPLTINPDQEEGLRKAAKKIEAMIKQFEQSYAVRDKQDVLAMCALQFAAQVEQKVIDKDSDEINVLGRLGALNDLLQDHLS, from the coding sequence ATGGCAGATAAATTAAAAATCAAACTTTCGGTTGCGGATAGAGTATATCCACTAACGATAAATCCTGATCAAGAAGAGGGATTACGTAAGGCAGCTAAAAAGATTGAGGCCATGATTAAACAGTTTGAGCAAAGTTATGCGGTGAGAGATAAGCAAGATGTATTGGCGATGTGCGCTTTACAATTTGCTGCACAAGTAGAACAAAAGGTTATAGATAAAGATAGTGATGAAATAAATGTTTTGGGCAGATTAGGTGCTCTAAATGATTTGTTACAAGATCATCTATCTTAG
- the rny gene encoding ribonuclease Y — protein sequence MDNIIFLIIAAVAGLVIGFVIAKVLERNKASEIIKSAKKTSQSIIREAKSEGETIKKDKILQAKEKFIELKSEHEKVILSRDKKMAEAEKRTRDKESQVSNELSKGKKLNAELEQKVKDYNHRNDYLEKKQSELKKLHKSQVQQLEVISGLSAEEAKDQLVESLKEQAKTDSMALIQDTIEEAKLTAQQEAKKVIINTIQRIGTEEAVENCVSVFNIESDDVKGRIIGREGRNIRAIEAATGVEIIVDDTPEAIILSCFDSVRREVARLSLHKLVTDGRIHPARIEEIVKKTRKQIDEEIIEVGKRTVIDLGIHGLHPELIKTVGRMKYRSSYGQNLLQHSREVAKLCGVMASELGLNPKLAKRAGLLHDIGKVPDTETEVPHAILGMQWAEKYGEKPDVCNAIGAHHDEIEMNALISPIVQVCDAISGARPGARRQVLDSYIQRLKDLEDIAFGFNGVKKAYAIQAGRELRVIVESEKVNDERAASLSFEISQKIQTDMTYPGQVKITVIRETRAVNIAK from the coding sequence ATGGATAATATTATATTTTTGATTATTGCGGCAGTTGCGGGATTAGTGATTGGCTTTGTCATCGCTAAGGTATTAGAGCGCAATAAAGCTTCAGAAATTATCAAAAGCGCTAAAAAAACTTCTCAAAGTATTATAAGAGAGGCAAAGAGTGAAGGAGAGACAATTAAGAAAGATAAAATACTTCAGGCTAAAGAAAAATTTATCGAATTAAAATCTGAGCACGAAAAAGTGATCCTGTCTCGAGATAAAAAGATGGCTGAGGCAGAAAAAAGAACAAGGGATAAAGAATCTCAGGTTTCTAATGAGTTATCTAAAGGTAAGAAGCTTAATGCCGAATTGGAGCAGAAGGTTAAAGATTATAATCATCGTAATGATTACCTTGAAAAGAAGCAAAGCGAATTAAAGAAACTTCATAAAAGTCAAGTGCAGCAATTAGAAGTAATATCAGGATTGTCTGCAGAAGAGGCTAAGGATCAACTTGTAGAGTCTTTAAAAGAGCAAGCGAAAACGGATTCAATGGCTCTGATTCAGGATACTATTGAAGAAGCTAAGCTTACTGCGCAACAAGAAGCTAAAAAAGTAATAATAAATACTATTCAACGAATTGGAACAGAAGAAGCTGTAGAAAATTGCGTTTCTGTGTTTAATATTGAGAGTGATGATGTAAAAGGTCGAATTATTGGACGAGAAGGAAGAAATATTAGAGCAATAGAAGCCGCTACAGGAGTAGAAATCATAGTGGATGATACTCCGGAAGCTATTATATTATCCTGTTTTGATTCTGTAAGACGAGAAGTAGCTCGTCTTTCTCTACATAAATTAGTAACTGATGGTAGAATACATCCGGCACGTATTGAAGAAATAGTAAAGAAGACTAGAAAACAAATTGATGAAGAGATTATAGAAGTTGGTAAAAGAACCGTTATTGATCTTGGTATTCATGGATTACATCCAGAGTTGATTAAAACGGTTGGTAGAATGAAATACCGTTCTTCTTATGGTCAAAATCTTTTACAACACTCTAGGGAAGTTGCAAAACTATGTGGAGTAATGGCTTCTGAATTAGGTCTAAATCCTAAATTAGCTAAAAGAGCCGGATTGTTACACGATATTGGTAAGGTTCCAGATACAGAAACAGAAGTTCCGCATGCTATTTTAGGAATGCAATGGGCAGAGAAGTATGGGGAGAAACCAGATGTGTGTAATGCAATAGGGGCACACCACGATGAAATAGAAATGAATGCGCTTATTTCTCCAATAGTTCAGGTTTGTGATGCAATTAGCGGAGCAAGGCCTGGAGCGCGTCGTCAAGTCTTAGACTCCTATATACAGAGGTTGAAAGATTTAGAAGATATAGCATTTGGATTTAATGGAGTTAAAAAAGCATATGCTATTCAGGCTGGTAGAGAGCTAAGAGTTATTGTTGAAAGTGAGAAAGTGAATGACGAAAGAGCGGCCAGTTTATCGTTTGAAATTTCTCAAAAAATACAAACAGATATGACATATCCTGGTCAGGTAAAAATTACTGTTATCAGAGAGACTAGAGCGGTTAATATTGCAAAATAG
- a CDS encoding STAS/SEC14 domain-containing protein → MSKHYDLGFALVEIREDYLKNTISEGFLVMPKHNKLLLEFVTKYFKDKPFVYISNRVNTYAVDPTVYHETTKIDTLVGIAVVSKNHRQKKLTELESKFFEKKLKYFSSISEALEWKNEILKKE, encoded by the coding sequence ATGTCAAAACACTATGATTTAGGTTTCGCTTTGGTGGAAATCCGGGAAGATTATTTAAAAAACACCATTTCAGAAGGGTTTTTAGTTATGCCTAAGCATAACAAACTACTATTGGAATTTGTAACAAAATACTTCAAGGATAAACCGTTTGTATATATTTCTAACAGAGTTAATACATACGCGGTTGACCCCACAGTTTACCATGAAACTACCAAGATAGATACCCTTGTTGGTATTGCGGTGGTATCAAAAAATCATAGACAAAAAAAATTAACGGAACTCGAAAGCAAATTTTTCGAAAAGAAACTGAAGTATTTCTCCAGTATCAGCGAAGCTTTAGAGTGGAAAAATGAAATATTAAAAAAGGAATAA